In Sporosarcina luteola, a single window of DNA contains:
- a CDS encoding YkvI family membrane protein, whose protein sequence is MKKILKMGSAFIGIIVGAGFASGQEILLYFTSFGFMGIVAAVISTILFAYLGMVLTRIGSRMRTTSHKEVIYKISGRYVGIIVDFVIIFTLFGTGVVMLAGAGSNLNQQFGLHPIIGTIVMVLLVYLTILLNVDKVVAVIGSITPFLILAVVIISVYSLATMDQPFSSLNQTAIALETPLPNWFFSAINYVSFNITVGASMALVMGGAEKDEKSAAIGGLVGGLGLGILIILSHLAIFSKVDVVGDADLPMLAIINDISPILGTFMAFILYGMIFNTAVSMFYAFGARFVKIDTDKFRVFVLITLVVGFALSFRGFKELVGDFYPIVGYSGLFLVGALIVASFRLPSILRR, encoded by the coding sequence ATGAAAAAGATACTGAAAATGGGAAGTGCTTTCATCGGAATCATCGTCGGTGCCGGCTTTGCTTCAGGGCAGGAAATACTGCTGTACTTTACGAGTTTTGGATTCATGGGAATTGTTGCAGCAGTTATATCCACAATTCTTTTTGCTTATTTGGGAATGGTGTTAACGAGGATTGGAAGCCGGATGCGTACGACTTCCCATAAGGAAGTCATCTACAAAATCAGTGGACGGTACGTTGGAATAATTGTCGACTTCGTCATTATTTTTACGTTATTCGGTACAGGCGTCGTCATGTTGGCAGGGGCGGGTTCCAATCTGAATCAACAATTTGGATTGCACCCCATCATAGGAACGATCGTAATGGTGCTCCTTGTCTATTTGACGATCTTGCTGAATGTCGATAAAGTTGTTGCCGTTATCGGGAGTATTACGCCATTTCTGATTTTGGCGGTCGTTATCATTTCAGTTTATTCATTGGCGACGATGGATCAGCCGTTCAGCTCATTGAATCAAACCGCTATCGCACTGGAGACGCCGTTGCCGAACTGGTTTTTTTCCGCGATTAACTATGTATCCTTCAACATTACTGTAGGTGCTTCAATGGCTTTGGTTATGGGTGGAGCTGAGAAGGATGAAAAATCCGCTGCAATTGGCGGTTTGGTTGGCGGATTAGGATTGGGGATTCTAATTATCCTGAGCCATTTGGCCATTTTCTCCAAAGTGGATGTTGTAGGGGATGCAGACCTGCCGATGCTTGCCATCATCAATGATATTTCCCCTATACTTGGGACTTTCATGGCGTTCATTCTTTATGGAATGATTTTCAATACGGCTGTTAGTATGTTTTATGCTTTCGGTGCGAGGTTCGTCAAGATTGACACGGATAAATTTAGGGTTTTTGTCTTGATTACATTGGTTGTCGGATTTGCACTGAGCTTCCGAGGCTTTAAGGAGTTGGTCGGCGATTTCTATCCGATTGTCGGGTATTCCGGTCTATTCCTAGTAGGGGCGCTCATTGTTGCGTCATTCAGGCTTCCGTCGATACTGCGTAGATAA
- a CDS encoding type 1 glutamine amidotransferase domain-containing protein, translating to MAKIATVITNLFEDSEYTEPAKAFEEAGHEVVTIEKEAGKEVKGKQGESTVKVDLGIGDASPEDFDALFIPGGFSPDQLRADDRFVQFAKAFMDAKKPVFAICHGPQLLITAKTLESRDATGYKSIKVDMEYAGVNYADKEVVVCQNQLVTSRTPDDLPAFIRESTKLLEK from the coding sequence ATGGCTAAAATTGCTACGGTAATCACGAATCTATTCGAAGACTCGGAGTACACGGAGCCGGCGAAGGCGTTCGAGGAAGCTGGACATGAAGTCGTCACGATCGAGAAGGAAGCCGGCAAGGAAGTGAAGGGCAAGCAAGGGGAGTCAACAGTCAAAGTAGACCTCGGAATCGGCGATGCTTCGCCTGAAGACTTCGATGCTCTGTTCATTCCAGGTGGATTTTCACCGGATCAGCTGCGTGCGGATGACCGCTTCGTCCAATTCGCGAAAGCGTTCATGGACGCTAAGAAACCGGTTTTCGCCATCTGCCATGGACCTCAGCTGCTGATTACGGCAAAGACGTTGGAAAGCCGCGACGCGACGGGATACAAATCCATAAAAGTCGATATGGAATATGCAGGCGTGAACTATGCGGATAAGGAAGTCGTCGTTTGCCAGAATCAATTGGTCACAAGCCGGACTCCAGACGATTTGCCGGCATTCATCCGGGAATCAACAAAATTACTAGAAAAATAA
- a CDS encoding DNA-3-methyladenine glycosylase, translating to MYKPIDKSFFEPHVLELAQNLVGQYIVHEHPDGVIAARIVETEAYQGPEDRAAHSFGNRRTKRTEIMFGAPGLVYTYQMHTHTLMNVVSGPIGTPHAVLIRAAEPVDGLELMQDNRGPHLKMKDWTNGPGKLSKALGVSMKYYGHHWADKPLFIAEGPGAVEIEMGPRVGIGNSGEAVHYPWRFFEKDNPYVSKYRP from the coding sequence ATGTACAAGCCGATTGATAAATCATTTTTTGAACCGCATGTGCTGGAGCTGGCGCAGAACCTTGTCGGGCAATATATTGTGCATGAGCATCCGGATGGCGTGATTGCTGCAAGGATCGTGGAGACGGAAGCGTATCAAGGACCTGAGGATCGAGCCGCCCATAGTTTCGGAAACCGGCGGACGAAACGGACGGAGATCATGTTCGGCGCGCCAGGGCTTGTGTATACGTATCAAATGCACACACATACGTTGATGAATGTCGTGAGTGGCCCCATAGGAACTCCGCATGCCGTACTCATCCGTGCAGCGGAACCGGTTGATGGGCTTGAGCTGATGCAGGACAACCGGGGTCCGCATTTGAAGATGAAGGACTGGACAAATGGCCCTGGCAAGCTTTCGAAAGCACTCGGCGTCTCGATGAAGTATTACGGACATCATTGGGCGGACAAGCCGCTGTTCATTGCCGAAGGGCCGGGAGCAGTCGAGATTGAAATGGGTCCCCGTGTCGGAATCGGGAATTCCGGTGAAGCTGTCCATTATCCTTGGAGATTCTTTGAAAAGGATAATCCTTACGTCTCAAAGTATCGCCCTTAA
- a CDS encoding ABC transporter ATP-binding protein — MESELKTKGSMKEFIGLLRQLKWPKGKTALALVLALFSTAASLAVPLVTRELVDSLTGASFNWSTAVFLFAVFILQAVLGGVSYYLLAFIGETIVADLRNKLWYKVLRLPVSYYDENETGETMSRITQDTTMLKQLVSDHLVSFITGIISIIGAVAILLYLDWKMTLIMLISIPVSMAIIFPLGRIMHKIAKATQGEMAKFSGHLGRVLGDIRLVKAYRAEPNEGEKGGKAISSLFSFGLKEAKIQAIISPVMTLVMMSILVVILGYGGAQVSKGVLSAGTLVAIIFLMFQIIMPFAQMAQVFTIFQKAVGATERIQQMLGMDSEPSKGSTNVPDGSIKFESVGFSYESGKEVLEGVSFQANPGTVTAFVGPSGGGKTTIFSLIERFYLPTVGEISIGGMPISEIALSDWRKRIGYVSQESPLLSGTILDNIAYGLEIRPSMEEVRKAAEAANALQFIEAMSDGFETLVGERGMKLSGGQRQRIAIARALLHNPEILLLDEATSNLDSGSETHVQEALQRLMEGRTTLIIAHRLSTVVDADQLIFLEAGRITGIGTHEELIKSHPLYREFAEGQGLS; from the coding sequence ATGGAAAGTGAATTGAAAACGAAAGGTTCGATGAAGGAATTCATCGGTTTATTGCGCCAGCTGAAGTGGCCGAAGGGGAAGACGGCGCTTGCGCTTGTGCTTGCGTTATTTTCGACGGCGGCGAGTTTGGCGGTTCCGTTAGTGACGAGGGAGCTTGTCGATTCCTTGACGGGTGCCTCTTTTAATTGGAGTACGGCTGTGTTCTTGTTTGCGGTTTTCATTCTGCAGGCGGTATTGGGCGGGGTTTCGTATTATTTGCTGGCATTCATCGGTGAGACGATCGTTGCCGACTTGCGGAATAAGTTATGGTACAAAGTGCTTCGGCTCCCGGTTTCTTATTACGATGAGAATGAAACCGGTGAGACAATGAGCCGGATAACGCAGGATACGACGATGCTGAAGCAATTGGTGTCAGATCATCTCGTGTCGTTCATTACGGGAATCATTTCGATAATCGGTGCAGTTGCAATTCTTCTGTATTTGGATTGGAAGATGACGTTGATCATGTTGATCAGCATACCGGTTAGTATGGCGATCATCTTTCCGCTTGGCCGGATTATGCATAAAATCGCAAAAGCGACGCAAGGGGAGATGGCGAAGTTCTCGGGCCATCTTGGCAGGGTGCTTGGCGATATCAGGTTAGTGAAGGCTTACCGGGCGGAGCCGAATGAAGGGGAGAAGGGTGGGAAAGCGATCAGCTCGCTGTTTTCATTCGGATTGAAAGAGGCGAAGATACAGGCAATCATTTCGCCTGTCATGACGCTCGTGATGATGAGTATTTTAGTCGTGATCCTTGGTTATGGAGGCGCGCAAGTTTCAAAAGGCGTGTTGTCCGCGGGGACGCTTGTCGCTATCATTTTTCTGATGTTCCAAATTATCATGCCGTTTGCGCAGATGGCTCAAGTATTTACGATTTTCCAGAAGGCTGTCGGGGCGACTGAACGGATTCAGCAGATGTTAGGAATGGATAGCGAACCTTCTAAAGGATCCACGAATGTGCCGGATGGAAGCATCAAGTTTGAATCGGTCGGTTTTTCATATGAAAGCGGAAAAGAGGTTCTAGAGGGAGTTTCATTCCAAGCAAACCCAGGGACGGTGACTGCATTTGTCGGTCCGAGCGGCGGAGGGAAGACGACGATTTTCTCGTTGATCGAACGTTTTTATTTGCCGACGGTGGGTGAGATTTCGATTGGCGGTATGCCAATTTCAGAAATTGCATTGTCCGATTGGCGGAAACGGATTGGCTATGTGTCGCAGGAAAGTCCGTTGTTGAGTGGGACGATTTTGGATAATATCGCTTATGGGTTGGAAATTCGTCCTTCAATGGAAGAGGTGCGGAAGGCTGCGGAGGCGGCGAACGCCCTTCAATTTATTGAAGCGATGTCCGACGGTTTTGAAACGCTCGTCGGAGAGAGGGGAATGAAGCTCTCAGGAGGCCAGCGTCAGCGGATTGCGATTGCGCGTGCGTTATTGCATAATCCGGAGATTCTCTTACTAGACGAAGCGACGTCCAATTTGGACAGCGGTTCGGAGACGCATGTACAGGAAGCGCTGCAGCGGCTCATGGAAGGGCGGACGACGCTCATCATCGCGCATCGGTTGTCGACGGTGGTTGACGCGGATCAGCTCATTTTCCTAGAGGCGGGCCGCATTACGGGAATTGGCACGCATGAGGAATTAATTAAGTCCCACCCGTTGTATCGGGAGTTTGCGGAAGGGCAAGGATTGTCGTGA